The following proteins come from a genomic window of Alosa alosa isolate M-15738 ecotype Scorff River chromosome 2, AALO_Geno_1.1, whole genome shotgun sequence:
- the dnajb13 gene encoding dnaJ homolog subfamily B member 13 — translation MGRDYYAALEINRNATDAEIKKAYRRLALKNHPQTNDQPGAYEKFNLLAEAYDVLSDPQNKATYDKFGEEGLKGGIPEEARENGAWTAGYTYPENPDKIFRQFFGGDNPFADFHTREGHEVNIAFGGLRGRGVKKQDPPIERDLHLALEDLFYGCTKKIKISRRVMNEDGHTSSIRDKILTINVKPGWNEGTRITFPNEGDQGPNNIPADIVFIVRQKSHPRFIRQNDDLIYTAHISLEKALTGFSVDVETLDSRLLSIPINDIVHPTYSKGVPGEGMPLASCTGKKGNLIIKFSLHFPQRLSAEKKQLIKQAFRT, via the exons ATGGGTCGGGATTACTATGCCGCCTTGGAAATCAACAGAAATGCAACAGATGCTGAAATCAAAAAAGC GTATCGACGTCTTGCTTTGAAAAATCATCCCCAAACTAATGACCAGCCAGGCGCTTACGAAAAGTTCAATCTGCTTGCAGAGGCCTATGATGTTTTGAGTGATC CTCAGAATAAGGCCACATATGATAAGTTTGGAGAAGAGGGTTTGAAAGGAGGCATTCCAGAGGAGGCTAGAGAAAATGGAGCTTGGACAGCGGGATACACCTATCCTGAAAATCCAGATAAAATATTCAGACAGTTCTTTGGGGGAGACAATCCTTTTGCTG ATTTCCACACGAGAGAGGGGCATGAGGTTAACATTGCATTTGGTGGACTGCGAGGAAGAGGAGTAAAAAAGCAAGATCCACCCATTGAGCGAGATCTCCATTTGGCCTTAGAGGACCTCTTTTATGGATGCACCAAAAAGATCAAAATTTCTCGCAGG GTTATGAATGAAGATGGACACACATCCAGCATCAGAGACAAGATTCTCACCATCAATGTCAAACCAGGATGGAACGAAGGGACCAGAATAACATTCCCAAATGAAGGAGATCAG ggcCCTAATAATATCCCAGCAGATATTGTGTTTATTGTGCGTCAGAAGAGCCATCCCCGGTTTATCCGTCAGAATGATGACTTGATTTACACCGCTCATATATCTCTGGAGAAG GCTCTGACAGGTTTCTCTGTGGATGTTGAGACACTAGACAGCAGGCTTCTCAGCATTCCAATCAATGATATTGTGCA TCCCACTTACAGTAAGGGGGTCCCAGGGGAGGGGATGCCACTAGCCAGCTGCACGGGCAAGAAAGGAAACCTCATCATCAAGTTTTCCCTTCACTTCCCCCAGAGGCTCTCCGCAGAGAAGAAACAGCTCATTAAGCAAGCTTTTCGTACCTGA
- the LOC125291056 gene encoding mitochondrial uncoupling protein 2-like, with the protein MVGFRPAEVPPTAAVKFVGAGTAACIADLFTFPLDTAKVRLQIQGEAQGHSHAGQAKGLQYRGVFGTITTMVRTEGARSLYSGLVAGLQRQMSFASVRIGLYDSVKQFYTKGSEHVGIGSRLLAGCTTGAMAVAVAQPTDVVKVRFQAQVSCRGTAKRYHGTIDAYRTIAREEGIRGLWRGMGPNITRNAIVNCTELVTYDLIKDALLRSTPMTDDLPCHFTSAFGAGFCTTVIASPVDVVKTRYMNSSHGQYSGAVNCALSMLLKEGPMAFYKGFMPSFLRLGSWNVVMFVTYEQLKRAMMMARNNRASPL; encoded by the exons ATGGTTGGTTTTCGCCCTGCTGAGGTGCCTCCTACTGCTGCGGTGAAGTTTGTTGGCGCTGGAACAGCAGCTTGCATAGCTGACCTGTTCACTTTCCCACTGGACACGGCCAAAGTTCGGCTCCAG ATCCAAGGAGAAGCCCAAGGCCACAGCCATGCTGGGCAGGCCAAGGGGCTGCAGTACCGAGGCGTGTTtggcaccatcaccaccatggTGCGCACCGAGGGGGCCCGGAGCTTGTACAGCGGGCTGGTGGCTGGCCTCCAGAGACAGATGAGCTTTGCCTCAGTCCGCATTGGCCTCTACGACTCGGTCAAGCAGTTTTACACCAAGGGCTCAGAGC ACGTTGGAATAGGTAGCCGCCTTCTGGCAGGCTGCACAACTGGTGCCATGGCCGTGGCTGTGGCGCAGCCGACTGATGTGGTCAAGGTGCGCTTTCAGGCGCAGGTCAGCTGTAGAGGCACTGCCAAGCGATACCACGGTACCATAGACGCTTACAGGACCATCGCCAGAGAGGAGGGCATCCGAGGGCTGTGGAGAG GGATGGGCCCAAACATCACCCGCAACGCCATAGTGAACTGCACCGAGCTGGTCACTTACGACCTCATTAAGGATGCCCTTCTCAGATCAACCCCCATGACTG ATGATCTACCGTGCCACTTTACATCGGCCTTCGGTGCAGGCTTTTGCACTACGGTGATCGCCTCGCCAGTCGATGTTGTGAAGACAAGATATATGAACTCCTCTCACGGCCAGTACAGCGGTGCTgtgaactgtgctctctccatgCTGCTCAAAGAGGGGCCCATGGCTTTCTACAAAGG GTTCATGCCCTCTTTCCTGAGGCTGGGCTCGTGGAACGTGGTGATGTTCGTGACATACGAGCAGCTGAAGCGTGCCATGATGATGGCCCGCAACAACCGGGCCTCTCCACTCTAG
- the ucp3 gene encoding mitochondrial uncoupling protein 3, which yields MVGLKRTDLAPTATVKFFGAGTAACIADLVTFPLDTAKVRLQIQGEALAAEGVVTVKYRGVYGTITTMVRTEGARSLYNGLVAGLQRQMSFASVRIGLYDSMKQFYTRGSENASIVARLMAGCTTGAMAVAFAQPTDVVKVRFQAQARLTDGGKRYNGTMDAYRTIAREEGVRGLWKGCLPNITRNAIVNCAELVTYDIIKELILKHDLMTDNLPCHFTAAFGAGFCTTIVASPVDVVKTRFMNSTPGQYSSAINCAYTMLTKEGPTAFYKGFMPSFLRLGSWNIVMFVSYEQIKRGMMRAQQSWESPI from the exons ATGGTTGGACTGAAGCGCACTGACCTGGCTCCAACAGCCACGGTGAAGTTCTTTGGCGCCGGAACGGCAGCCTGCATTGCTGACCTTGTAACATTTCCTCTGGACACGGCTAAAGTCCGACTTCAG ATCCAGGGAGAGGCACTAGCGGCGGAGGGAGTTGTGACAGTGAAGTACCGAGGCGTGTAtggcaccatcaccaccatggTGCGCACGGAGGGGGCCCGGAGCCTGTACAACGGCTTGGTGGCTGGCCTCCAGAGACAGATGAGCTTCGCCTCGGTCCGCATCGGCCTCTACGACTCCATGAAGCAGTTTTACACAAGGGGTTCGGAAA ATGCCAGTATTGTTGCCCGTTTGATGGCTGGCTGTACAACTGGTGCCATGGCCGTTGCGTTCGCCCAGCCCACGGACGTGGTGAAGGTCCGATTTCAGGCCCAGGCCCGTTTGACCGACGGTGGCAAGAGATACAACGGCACCATGGACGCCTACAGAACCATCGCCCGtgaagagggagtgagaggactTTGGAAAG GCTGTCTGCCCAACATCACTCGCAATGCCATTGTGAACTGTGCTGAGCTGGTCACATATGACATCATCAAAGAGCTCATTCTCAAGCACGACCTCATGACAG ATAACCTTCCTTGCCACTTCACGGCTGCCTTTGGTGCTGGTTTCTGCACCACAATCGTAGCATCACCTGTGGATGTGGTTAAGACACGGTTCATGAACTCTACACCTGGCCAGTACAGCAGTGCCATTAATTGTGCCTATACAATGCTAACCAAAGAGGGACCCACAGCATTCTACAAAGG GTTCATGCCCTCTTTCTTACGACTGGGATCCTGGAATATTGTGATGTTTGTGTCCTATGAGCAAATCAAACGAGGCATGATGAGAGCTCAGCAATCTTGGGAGTCACCGATTTGA